GTTTTTGGTTGACGTAGTACTTGCCCAATTTATCCTAGTAAGCGTGCACAAATCACATGAAAGATGCATGCTGCATTTAAATGACCTCGGTCTAGAGTATAAACAATTTTTGTTGtcgtttaaattataattaaaatctcagCTATCTCTGTCTTTGCCcctatttcatttattttttaatattgcaactacctttaaaataaaataaaaaagttttacaatcaaaatctaaacaaaaaatataaatgtggTAATATAAATGTTGATAATGGTCGAATTTCGAGATTATTAACAAAGTTCACGAAATTATAAggcaaaataaatataaataaatagatgaaGAATATAATCTTTGTCCTCGGCCTCATCTCTCTCCACTTCATCTCACATTCCCAGTTTAAACGAAAATTCCTCAACTGGTTCGAAGTGTGTCTCGTGGGGTAAATAGACATATCTGCACGTAtcaatgtttcaaaataaatttaaggaAGATTAGTATGTTACAACTACAGTAACTTTTATCAGTCGAACGACGACTTTTTTTTACTGGACACCATGAATCACTGAAGCCGACTTTCACCTTTAGGTCACCGCTAGGGTTGTAACATTTTGTTGctaatgtaaattaaaaattaaaagattaaatagtGTAATTTAtgaggaaataaataaaaatttgaggaaAAGAATCCTAATTTTGAGCAAAATTGTTTTCCAATTCCTTCTAATATTTGGACAAAAATTTCGGAGGGTAAAAAACAAATcgttatatgtatatatatatcgaaTGTACGATATTCACGAGCGTGGAGTAACAGCCTCGTCTTTCCTGTTCAAAACCTCTCGCCTCTTACGATTATTATCTGTGGTGGTCGGCGAGCTGCTGAATCTTTGTATTTTGTAGAACCAAGTCgccgaaaccctaattttctgGTGATTCTCAGGGATTTATCtgttgattatttatttgtacaTTCGTAATCAGTATTGGGATAGAGTTTagagtgtgtgtgtgtgtgtgtgtgtgttgatTAATGAGCGTCAGCCATGGAAGCTGAGAGAATGGAGAAAGAACAACAGCGGACCACCAGGAAAAGACCTCGTTCCGCATGGGATGTGGTGCCATCCGAACAAGAGGTTAGTTCGTTGGCTTTGGGATTGGATTTTCAGCGATGACGACGTTGAATTCCGAAGGTCACGGCAATTAGGGCTTTTATTTCGAATCATGAAGGTTGCTGGGTGCGTCTTTTTCCTGTGTAGGCTAATAAGGCTTTGGCGGTGGTTAAGGATGAGGTCAAAAGGCATGCCTCGCCCCCGAGAAGAGACGATGATCGTGAAGGACACTATGTCTTCAACCTCGGCGAGAATCTCACTCCGAGATGTGAGTgcttttttattgttattgtcGGTTTGCCTTTTAAATTGGATGCTGAATATACTATGATAGTCTGGTATGGAGTGTGTGAAATCGAGTCTGCAATGTTGgggttttttccttttatcaGACGAGGGATTTACGgtaaattcttaattaaagtAAGGCAGTATTTTGAGGCACACATCACGAGAACCATCATCTTATGTTGTTTgcttgaaagaaagaaaacacattagggaaagaaagaattcTTGGAACTTTCTGTGAGATTTTTTTGCTTGTTGCCACCTGGTGTAAGCTGCAATGCCATTCTTTGACTATATCATTAATTCTTTTGTAGTATAGACCCTTTTGTAACTTCCTGCAAAGGTTGAGCTGGAGACTCTACTTGTGAATTTCATATTATCAATGAAATTACCTTTTATCAGGGAAAGAAatcacattaatattttaaggttTCCCTGCAGCTGCGGAATGAACATCccttatttgttttaaataccCAAAACCATATATTGTCTTATGTCCTCTTTCGTTTTTGTTATTTACTCAAGTTATCCATATCTTAGATTACAATTAGGTTTTCGTCTGGTCATTATCTTAATTGTTTTGgtattttgatttgttattCTTGAATCTTACTGGGGTAATCGGTAACATGAACGTCTTGCAGATAAAATCCTCAGCAAGATGGGTGAAGGTTAGCTGTCATGTTCCCTGCTGTCTGCaagattttatgtttttgtcaTTCTGCTGGAGTCCACTGAGCAAATTTCTAGTGCTGTAGGCACATTTGGTCGAGTTTTGGAATGCTGGGACCGGCAAACTCGAGAATATGTAGCCATTAAGGTAGTTCGGAGCATAAGAAAGTACCGTGATGCAGCCATGGTTGAGGTGGATATACTTAAGCATCTTGCTCAGAATGACACAGGCTGCTTACGGTGTGTATCTATTTCCTTGTTTTATAGTCTTCAATTCATCAGATAACACAATCCAACTCTGGTTTGCAACATATTTCTCATGCAGTTGTGTGCAGATTAGAAATTGGTTTGACTACCGCAATCACATATGTATAGTAAGTATTTCAATTAAAAGCCCATTGGTTTATCTCTTTTCTCTCCCTTTCTTGATATTTAAGATGTTATTGCGATCCCTTTGATGTTGTATTTTCTGGTAACTGAAGCTAATCTCTTTCAGTTATCATAATAGTGGCGGTTTTTCTTTTGCTATTGGGTAAACCTTATCAATTATTGTGTACATGCATTGTTCACATATACATGAGTTCTTTCGTGCATGTGGACTTATTCATAGAATTGGAAAATTAACAAAAGCCTTCCTTTGAATGCATTTGAATGGTTTGATCAGGTATTTGAGAGGCTTGGACCAAGcttatttgattttctaaagagaaataaataccACCCATTCCCTGTGGATCTTGTTCGGGAGTTTGGACGACAGCTTTTGGAATCTGTAGCATGTGTGTGGATTTATTTTCAACCTCTGCATCATTTCTCTGATTTTCATTTATCTCTTTTTCCCTAAAGAACTCAGAAACCATTTTCATTGTTATTTCCTCTGTTCAGGGGTGGAAAATGTCTAATCATACCATGTTTAACTTGTTTACTTTGCTTCATCATATCTGGCAGATATGCATGATTTACACTTAATCCACACAGACCTGAAGCCAGAAAATATACTTCTTGTGTCTTCTGAATATATAAAGCTCCCTGGTTGTAaggtatttaaatatttcgaATCTGAAAATTTGGGTGAAAACTCAAATGTATCTTAAAAACGATGCTTGAAATGATACAGAGGGTTTCGTCGGATGAAACGCAATTCAGGTGCTTGCCCAAGTCTAGTGCAATTAAGCTGATTGATTTTGGTAGTACTGCATTTGATAATGAGAATCATAGCTCCATTGTTTCTACGAGGCATTACAGAGCCCCTGAGGTTATTCTAGGTAACTAGTTATGTGGTTGGCTAGTgaaatttgtgtttgtgtATAGTTTTCTCCCCTTTCCCTCTCTGATTCCTAATTGAGAAACCTTCTGTGTTGAAACTTTTcccaaaatttcattttatttatgttgttGCATAGAATTAAATAGTATCTGGAGGAAGGGGAAAGATGAACCCCAGTGGTAGCATTAGGGCAGAAGACGGAATCTGTCGAAACACCTTTAAAAATGTGatatatttaagttttttgcttctttcttGCTAAAATATTGTATAAGTATTATCTGTCTGGTCACTTTTACCCATAAGGCAATAACTCTTGACATTGAAGGTAGTTCGTGGCTCTTGTCGTCCAACTGTTCATACATATGTATGCAGCAGTGTAGAAATGTTTTAAGCTTTTCATTAGTTTCTAAATCTCATTGGGAGCGTGAGTGGAAGGTGTTTATTCTATGATGGAggctccaatttttttaacatttggGTGTCAAAATTGTTTTGGGGTTAGTGACATTCATGGTTGTCTCTTCAGCATCCGTTTTTGCTGCTTGGCCCTGAGTTAACACATTTCCTACTCATGGGCCCCTGCCTGAAAATTTATCATCAGATGGACATGAAagtaatataatttcattgcATATCCCAGGATactattatatgatatttgatTATTTCACCAAGAATCTCAGCAAGGACATGTTGACAATGTTAGATTTTGTGTCACAAATGCCTTACATTATATACATGCTGTAGTCTCACCTGCATTGATGAATGTTATGCAGGTCTTGGATGGAGTTATCCATGCGATTTGTGGAGTATCGGTTGCATTCTTGTCGAACTGTGTTCGGTTAGTATTTGTTGAACCCGACTTAGGTTTGATTAGGTTgaagtttatataaaaagtTGTTAATTACTGGAAGCCTGTAGGGCAAAGCACTGTTTCAAACTCACGAGAACTTGGAGCATTTGGCAATGATGGAGAGGGTGTTGGGACCTATACCAGGGCACATGATTCAGAGTGCTGAGTACTGAAACATCCCGATTTctcttcattcatttatttcctTTGTAGAGTAACAAACGGACTAATTTTCGATCTGTTTCATGTAGCCAAAACGcagaaaaatatttcaaacgaGGTTTGCGTCTAAACTGGCCCGAAGGAGCAGTTTCAAGAGAAAGCATTCGAGCCGTGAAGAAACTCGATCGTTTGAAGGTCTGTTAATTAGTATGCTTCTGTGGTTTTATAGAAGATGATCGTAAGCTCATATCAAattgttctctttgttttCAGGATATGGTTTCACAACATGTGGGTTTCTCCAGGCTATTGACTGATCTGTTGTATGATCTATTGAAATACGACCCTTCGGAACGCCCAACAGCTCGACAAGCCCTTAACCATTCTTTCTTTAAGAGTATAGCATGAGAAGGTACGATTCCATGCTTAGTTACAGTTGCAATACAAGTCTGTCTGCAAAATGCTGGCTTTTTTATTTCAggggaaagaaagagagatgaTTAAGAATGCTATGCAGACAATGATTTTTACTTGTATTTGTAGAAGTATGATTATTAATGAAAAGCATGTCAATATTCTCTACAAATTGTCACGCTAgggatttcttttttctttttaatttttcccttttcacaAGTGAAAGATGGAGATTTGAACTTCATACACCATCATTCTCTAAGTTAAGTAATGCTACTCTTGTAGGTGCACTTAATATTCGTGTA
The nucleotide sequence above comes from Cucurbita pepo subsp. pepo cultivar mu-cu-16 chromosome LG11, ASM280686v2, whole genome shotgun sequence. Encoded proteins:
- the LOC111805125 gene encoding serine/threonine-protein kinase AFC3 isoform X2, which encodes MVEVDILKHLAQNDTGCLRCVQIRNWFDYRNHICIVFERLGPSLFDFLKRNKYHPFPVDLVREFGRQLLESVAYMHDLHLIHTDLKPENILLVSSEYIKLPGCKRVSSDETQFRCLPKSSAIKLIDFGSTAFDNENHSSIVSTRHYRAPEVILGLGWSYPCDLWSIGCILVELCSGKALFQTHENLEHLAMMERVLGPIPGHMIQSADQNAEKYFKRGLRLNWPEGAVSRESIRAVKKLDRLKDMVSQHVGFSRLLTDLLYDLLKYDPSERPTARQALNHSFFKSIA
- the LOC111805125 gene encoding serine/threonine-protein kinase AFC3 isoform X3 codes for the protein MYNMHDLHLIHTDLKPENILLVSSEYIKLPGCKRVSSDETQFRCLPKSSAIKLIDFGSTAFDNENHSSIVSTRHYRAPEVILGLGWSYPCDLWSIGCILVELCSGKALFQTHENLEHLAMMERVLGPIPGHMIQSADQNAEKYFKRGLRLNWPEGAVSRESIRAVKKLDRLKDMVSQHVGFSRLLTDLLYDLLKYDPSERPTARQALNHSFFKSIA
- the LOC111805125 gene encoding serine/threonine-protein kinase AFC3 isoform X1; amino-acid sequence: MEAERMEKEQQRTTRKRPRSAWDVVPSEQEANKALAVVKDEVKRHASPPRRDDDREGHYVFNLGENLTPRYKILSKMGEGTFGRVLECWDRQTREYVAIKVVRSIRKYRDAAMVEVDILKHLAQNDTGCLRCVQIRNWFDYRNHICIVFERLGPSLFDFLKRNKYHPFPVDLVREFGRQLLESVAYMHDLHLIHTDLKPENILLVSSEYIKLPGCKRVSSDETQFRCLPKSSAIKLIDFGSTAFDNENHSSIVSTRHYRAPEVILGLGWSYPCDLWSIGCILVELCSGKALFQTHENLEHLAMMERVLGPIPGHMIQSADQNAEKYFKRGLRLNWPEGAVSRESIRAVKKLDRLKDMVSQHVGFSRLLTDLLYDLLKYDPSERPTARQALNHSFFKSIA